The genomic region TCACCAGATACAAAGGGGACTTGTGAAATCACCGCTCGAATACGCTTGTCGAAAGCGGCAGCATGCAGAACGGAACCGCCGCACATGCTAGTCCCCCAGTAGACAATCTTGGAAGAATCAACCTCGCCCAACGAGGCAACGTAGTCAAAAGCGTCTGAGTAGTCGCGAGCAGTCTGGATGGGGTTCGTCTCGTTCCGCGGAAGACCGTCGCTTGCACCCCAGTTGCGGTGGTCAAAGAGCAAAACTCCATAACTAGCGGCTTGAAACCGCTGGGCAAAGTTGGAGCAAAACTGCTCCTTCAAACCTGCCAACTAAGAAAAAGATTAGTAGATGACCAGGCTAGTTCTTCGGGGAGAACTCACTCCGTCCGCCATAATGATGCATGGGTGCTTTCCATCTCCGCTGGCGGTGTGGAACCAACCCCTAAGGGCTAGTCCGTCAACAGTGGGGAACTCGACGTCTCGACGACCTGGTGCCATTTTCTGTGAGATCCAAGATATAAATATGGTAATTCAGAATAAAGcagttattaatatattatgATAAGCAAAAATGACTTTGTGATAGCACACTTAGCTACAACCATAGACCCGCTCGTGACAGGTCATCGGCTGAAGCAAACGTGCTTCCGGATTTCGGATCGGAACTTGGCCACATGTTGGTGATCTTCCGCTTCCGAAAAGCAAATTCACGAATTTTCTCTTTTAGCCTGAATGCTTGGATTGGTAAGAATAGACCTAATATAAGATGCTATCACTACATGTGGTGTAAATTGAAGAATAGCTCGAAATCTGGAGGATATATGTTACATCAGGCCTTGGAAGAAAAGAGCTCAACGTGGTTACCCTCTTCGATGCTGAGAAAACTGTCAGTGTCGGAGATAGCACGAGTCATAAGAATTAGCTTTTCAAGGGTCTGTCTGGATTTAATACATGTAATCCACTTCAGATGGGGATCGATATCCACCTTTCATCAACACGGATACCGAGAAACGTAAGCTGAAAGGCGAAACAAAACACCGAGGTTACGATCTGCGATTTTGAGTTTTATTGGTATCGGTGCTTTGTTTACCCACCAAGTGAATGATCAGTTCTTAACTTTGCAGACTGGATAACAAGTCTTAGCAGTCAAATAGTCGGTAAGGAGGAACAAGACAGTTCTTCATAATGGCCTAGATAATTATCTAGCTTGGAGTACTTATACCCCAGCTTGGTGCTACCAGCTGTTTTAAGTCTCACATATTGTCACCTCATCGCTCCATAAAGCGCAAATACTACTGAATTCTCCACCATGCATCTCTCGAGCATCCTGGTCTTGGCAGCTGCCTTCATGCCTTTCGCCGCTACAGATGATTGCGTGCAGCGAACCACCCCTTGTGTAAGTGAACACGATCTCTCAAAAATATACCGAGTACTTACAGCACATACCAGTCTCCAATTGCAGTTTGTGACAGTATGTCTGGCATCAACGTTTGTGGTACAACGGAAAACCCTAGCCAATGCTCGACAATGGTTGTTCCTGACGACGATTCTGGATCTGTTTCGGTAGGTCATACAGGAATTCGGGGCTCAGTCATTAGTAGCTAATAGTATAAAAGTGCCAGTGCTGTAAAGCCTAATAAGAAGCAGGTCACCGCAATAGGTCAGGTCAATTTACTACAACAGGATGTCTTAGTTGCATGGCTCAGAGGAGGTCGTAGATATTGTTCCCTTCGAGGTATAATACTCAAGAGATATTCAGGATTGGATGATGTGCATAGTGTCAGCGACATATTTAAATTGACTAGCATATAACATAAGTCTTTAGTTGTTTATGAAGCATTCAATACACGTCACCAGTTAGTGGTGGGCCATCCTGGCTATGAGCTATGGGTTGGCCACATCGGACACGGTCGAAGTCTAGTCGCCATTTTACTCCTTTTCGTTCCTCTGATGCTCAATACACTCAATGTCAGTCgtctcaagcttcttctcggaaGCACTCTCCGAGTACGTCTCGAAGACTTCAGAGATCTCCTCAAGTGATCGATTCTATAAACCCAATCAGACAGGTCAAGACTATAAAGAAATAGCAAAAGACTTACCTTGGTCTCCGGAAACATAAAGAATACTGTGATTAGAACAATACAAAGCCAGACACAGTACACGATATAGTACTTCCAGCCAAGGTTCTTCAGCCCAATGGGGTTGACGAActggttgaagaagctggctcCTTTGATGGATCCCATAAGAAGGGCGATGCCCTTGGCGCGGATGTTGAAGGGGAGGATCTCGACAGGGTATGCGACAGCCAGGGGATTCCAGCAAATATTGTacgaagaagcaaagaagatgacaCAAGTAAGGATTCCTGCACCAGTGGCTTCTGACTTGGTCCTTGCAAAAACACTACCAGTGATGGTCCAAGCGACCATGCCAGCTAGCATGCATGAAGTTGCGACGACGAAGAGAGGGCGACGACCGACTCGATTGACAAGATTGGCGCCAGTCATAGCGACGATCATGTTCCAGATCTGGAGGATACCGTTGATGAGAGTGATGTCTTCTTGAGAGTTGATACCAATGGATCGAAGGACCGGAGCAATGTAGTAAGACTAAATAGGATAAGCGAAGTGATTAAAAGTCTCTGTGGTGCGAGACTTACAACCAGGCCGTTTCCAGACCATTGGGGAAAGAAAGCACAGCAAATAACAAGGAATGTTCGATGTCTATTGGCCTTGGTCTGGACCAACTCCTTCCAGGACCTTGAACCAGCCAGCTCAAGTTGAAGTGCAGTTCGAATCTCTTCAAactcagcagcaacaaacGCAGAGTCTGGGTCACCATTGGCATGGTATTTGATGAGAATATCGCGTGCCTCGTCATGACGATCCTGACCTACAAGCCAACGAGGGCTTTCAGGGAGAAACCAAAGGCcgaggaggttgatgatggcgggAAGGGCCTGGAGAGCTGTAGGGAGTCTCCAAGACCATTCGGAGTTGATGCGGTAAGTACCGTATGTCGTCCATGCTGCGATGATGGACTAGATCCGTCAGTTGGTCTGTGTTGGATCTTGGAGATATTGGACTTACTCCCAAGTACCAAAGGGTGTTATACATCGATGTAAGGGTCGTTCGCGATTCGGGATGGGCAAGTTCGGCGGCGAGCATAGGGGCAGAACTGGATGCGATGGTGATTCCAAGGCCGATAAGGAATCGTGAAGCCATATACATGGGGGCTGAGGATAGGGTCAGCCTCTCGATTCATAGGTTGGAAAGGTATTGATAGGAAAAACTGACTGTTGATGCTGGCGGTCTGAATGACGGTCGAGAGTATGACAATGACATCGCCAACAGCCATCGCCCATCGTCGTCCATGATGATCAGACAGCCAGGCTGCAGGGATTGTTCCGAAGACGGCGCCGAGAGGAAGAATAGCGTTCATGATACCAAGGAGAGAGCCTTGAGGATGGTTGAAGTCTGTGAATACCAAGAGTTAGCCATTATCAAGCTGCAGAATAAAGCCACTAACAATTCTGCCATCGATCGACTCCCTGGATGCCATTCATGAGACTCGAATCATATCCCATTGCAGCACTGACAATCAGAGAGCCAggaatgaggagaagataCAGCCTGAGAAGGCTAAGATTCTTGAAGAGCGAAGTTGGAGCTGGAGCGGTCATGATCGCGAAGTCGATGGTTGTCGATGATACTCAGAAAGCTGCTGATGATCTTCAACCCAGGCTGGGTTATTGCCTTTTTATGATCATTTCAAGGTGAAGAACTTGCATTCATCGTGGAATATCAAGGTGTCAGTTGACTAACGATCCCAACGCGGTCCAAGAATCTGGATCGTGCCTCGTTACCCCATCTGGGGTAGCCAATTGCTGAATCTTCTCCGCAAAACTCTATTAGCGAGCTGGGCAGAAGACGAGCGCTAGCCTATGGTGGAGATTGGGAGTTCATGATGTCGGCTCATACACCGAAATGCCCCGGCCAATCAGGGACTGAGGGCGGAGAATCAGTGTGTCGGCGCCACAGCCGAATTACCCCGATGAGGCCCGGGCGATGGACTTACcctgttgttgatgttgagggtTCCAAGAAAATGGACCTGGACCAGGTATCAACCCCGAACTGCCCCGGTCTGAATCTGTGGACCCCGTGTTCGGTGGCATTGCCTTTCAGAATGTGTTTATCTTCAATATTTTTAAAAAGTCATGAAATGTGCACATTTGCCCTTGAGCTATTCCAACTAGCCACAACTTGACACTTTTCCAACGCCAGCAATTTCACACCAAGTGAGCCATCATGGGCTCTATCGATCGCGACATCTCAGGTGAGCTATCATTAGAGGATGCTGTCAATCTTCTATCCGGGCAAGATTTCTGGCGCACCCGTGCGAATGAAGTTCTGGGTCTCGGATCACTCAAGTTCTCTGATGGTCCAAATGGCGTCCGGGGTGAAGACTGGATCAATGGAGCGCCGTCTGTAGCCATTCCCTGCGGGACAGCTCTAGGAGCCTCTTTCGATGCCGAATTGATTTCAAAATTGGCTGGTGTTCTTGCGAGAGAGTGTAGGCGTAAAGGCGTGCATGGACTACTCGCCCCAACCATGAATATCCATCGTTACCCTTTGTGTAAGCACTATGCGAATACTCCCTTGACTTCGACTAACTGTTGAGGTGGACGAAACTTCGAATCCTTCAGCGAAGATCCCTTGCTCACTGGCCTCGTTGCTGCGTCTTTCGTCAACGGTCTTCAAGCACAGGGCATCGCCACTAGCCCGAAGCACTTCCTAGCCAACGAGGCAGAGAACGGCCGACGATGGAGTGACAGCGTTATCGAACAGCGAGCACTGCGGGAGATATACCTTGAGCCGTTCAGAATTGTTGTTGAACAGGCCGATCCATGGTGCATCATGACTGCGTAAGTCACAGCAATAATAGCAAAGCTACTAGACGGCTAACTTGTGACCATACAGATATAACTCTGTCAACGGCTCTTTCTGCTCCGAATCCCGGAATCTTCTATCCATCCTCCGCAACGAGTGGCGATACAATGGCGCAGTTATCTCCGACTGGTTCGGGACCTACAGCACGACTGAAGCCTTCAACGCTGGCCTTGACCTCGAGATGCCAGGCCCGACAAAGTTCCGCGAATATAATAAAGTGCTGGAGGCCATAAAGAGGGGAGAGGTTCAAAAAGATCAGATCACAGGCTCAACTACGAGGGTCATCGATCTTCTTCGAAAGACGGGCCGCGTCGGAGAACCTGGCTTCCCGCTACCATTAAAGGCCGAAGAACCAGACTATCTTAACGATGCCAAATCGAGACTGTTGATCCGACAGGCTGCTGAGTCAAGTATGGTGCTTCTGAAAAATGAAAGAGATACACTTCCACTAGTTGATCGAAATACCACACTGGCAGTGTTTGGACATCATGCGACCGAGCCTTCTCTATTTGGAGGAGGCTCCGCAAGTCTCAAGGTGCCATACTCGTCAACTCCATGGGACTCTCTTAGTAAGACATATAGAAACGCCACACTTGGAGCCGGCGTCGCTGTCAACCGGCTTGTGCCGCTACCGATCGAATCCGGCCTTCACATTGAGAACATCACGCTTCTTTGGTATAACAGAGATCAACCCTCTCCAGAACAGCTATTTCACTCTCAAGAGTTGAAGGACACTCTGTACATGCTTGTTGAACATGCCCCAGATGGTCTGCTAGATCGCTCTGACTTTTGCACAAGCATGAAGTTCGAGCTTGTCGCACAAAAGACCGGGTCATACAACCTTAGTTTGAGCGGCCCTGGTAGCGCAAAGTGCCTATTGGATGACCGGGTTGTTCTTGACGTTGAGAGAGATCTCAACGTTTCTACCGAGGACTTCCTTTTTGATCGCTCAAAGCTTGAAATCTGTCGAGATGAGCCGCTTCTTTTGGAAGCAGGTCGAACGTATAGGCTTGATGTTTTGAGCTGGTCTTCGAAACACAAGGCGCAGAATGTGAACCGTGAGTTCTTCATCCAGGGTTGTCGACTTGGTCTAGCACTCGCCtgcgatgatgatatcgcCTTAACTAGGGCAGAGAAACTCGCAGAGACTGTTGACACTGCCCTAGTAGTGGTCGGTACTGGTACAGAATGGGAATCCGAGGGATTTGACCGTCTTAGCATGCAACTTCCACGTCGACAAGATGAGCTCATTCTTCGTGTCGCCAAGGCATGCCAGGGCCAAACAATCGTGGTGGTCAATGCCGGGTCACCCATTGACACCAGTACTTGgattgatgaagttgatgcaGTCATATACGCGTGGTTTCCAGGTATGGAATTCGGCAATGCGCTGGCTAGAGTTATATCAGGAGAAGTATCGCCATGCGCTCGACTTCCAACCACGTTTTGGGATACGGTGGAAGACTATCCTGCTGGCCATGTCGAGAGCCTGATGACTTCTGACAAGGAGATATATTATCGAGAGGGTATCTACGTAGGGTACCGTCAACAGTCACTTCAGACGTACAACCCTCGATTCGCTTTTGGTCATGGACTGTCATACACCACATTTAGTTGTTCTTTCAAGAGCCCGGCCTTCTGTGCGTTTGATCTCCGTCAAGAAACAGCCAAGGTCTTTTTGACAGTTCAGAATACTGGGTCGCTCGCTGCCAGTCTGACCGTTCTCCTCTTTGTTGAAGCTTTAGAGTCAGCGACACCAAGACCGAACGTAGAGCTACGAGCATTTGCAAAGACGGAAGTTCTGGAGCCGGGAACTTCGCAAGATCTGGAGTTATGCTTAAAAGCTCGGGAATTCTCGTATTGGGATGTTAAAGATCATCTTTGGCGGGTTGACGCTGGAAAATACAGGTTGAGTGTGGCTGGACCGCGTGGGGTTCGGGACTGGAGAGCAATTGAGGATGTTGTCGTCAGAATTGAAGAAGGAATTATATTAGAGTAGAGTATGTTAGAGATTTGGAAACCTTTTATTGATCTATGTACTAGAACTGTCTCTCAAAGTCTTGGGTTTATGCAGAGTAGAGGTTGGTAATTTGAAGAAGGCTTTTGCCAGCGTCAGGTCATGAAGCACCAACAAAGAAGCACAACGATAGTTACACGGAACGCGAGTTTTCTCTTCGCTTCGCACATTATAAATTTACTACCAAATTTATTCTACAGAATGTCCTTCCACTGCACCTTCTCCACTTCATCTTGGCCTGTCATGAACCTAATACTGTTCTCAAGAATGACTCTCAAAACCTCTACCTCGGCCTCATCACGAGGTCCGTAGATCATTAAGTATGTGCTAGCAATAGCGTATTTGTTCTTGACCCATGATGTCTCTGGGACCGACAGCCTATGCCTCTCTGCCCATCCCTTCTCAATGATGACACGAGCGTCGGCAGGTGAAAGGTATAGATGAACCGATAAATCGGGGTGCAGATGGCCGAGCTCTCCTCTCGCTATTATCGCTGTGTTAGGAAGGCATTCGGGCTGTGACTCGAGGAGCATGTGTGAGACGAAGAGTGCGTCGTGATGGCGTTCATATAATGACTTCTTTGTCTCGAGGATCGTGGGGTGTTGCCGTGCGGCATTGGTGAAGAGGTTCTCGATGTACTGGCAGATAAAGTTATTAGAACTGTCAAAAGCAGCTAAGGTCGAGGACATACGGTTCTCATACGCGTAGGCGCATGCTGTGACAATTGCCGATGGGGAGCAATTCCTCCAAGAAGTGCCCTTTCTCCCTGACGCCGAGG from Fusarium oxysporum Fo47 chromosome III, complete sequence harbors:
- a CDS encoding general substrate transporter, with product MTAPAPTSLFKNLSLLRLYLLLIPGSLIVSAAMGYDSSLMNGIQGVDRWQNYFNHPQGSLLGIMNAILPLGAVFGTIPAAWLSDHHGRRWAMAVGDVIVILSTVIQTASINTPMYMASRFLIGLGITIASSSAPMLAAELAHPESRTTLTSMYNTLWYLGSIIAAWTTYGTYRINSEWSWRLPTALQALPAIINLLGLWFLPESPRWLVGQDRHDEARDILIKYHANGDPDSAFVAAEFEEIRTALQLELAGSRSWKELVQTKANRHRTFLVICCAFFPQWSGNGLVSYYIAPVLRSIGINSQEDITLINGILQIWNMIVAMTGANLVNRVGRRPLFVVATSCMLAGMVAWTITGSVFARTKSEATGAGILTCVIFFASSYNICWNPLAVAYPVEILPFNIRAKGIALLMGSIKGASFFNQFVNPIGLKNLGWKYYIVYCVWLCIVLITVFFMFPETKNRSLEEISEVFETYSESASEKKLETTDIECIEHQRNEKE
- a CDS encoding glycoside hydrolase superfamily, yielding MGSIDRDISGELSLEDAVNLLSGQDFWRTRANEVLGLGSLKFSDGPNGVRGEDWINGAPSVAIPCGTALGASFDAELISKLAGVLARECRRKGVHGLLAPTMNIHRYPLCGRNFESFSEDPLLTGLVAASFVNGLQAQGIATSPKHFLANEAENGRRWSDSVIEQRALREIYLEPFRIVVEQADPWCIMTAYNSVNGSFCSESRNLLSILRNEWRYNGAVISDWFGTYSTTEAFNAGLDLEMPGPTKFREYNKVLEAIKRGEVQKDQITGSTTRVIDLLRKTGRVGEPGFPLPLKAEEPDYLNDAKSRLLIRQAAESSMVLLKNERDTLPLVDRNTTLAVFGHHATEPSLFGGGSASLKVPYSSTPWDSLSKTYRNATLGAGVAVNRLVPLPIESGLHIENITLLWYNRDQPSPEQLFHSQELKDTLYMLVEHAPDGLLDRSDFCTSMKFELVAQKTGSYNLSLSGPGSAKCLLDDRVVLDVERDLNVSTEDFLFDRSKLEICRDEPLLLEAGRTYRLDVLSWSSKHKAQNVNREFFIQGCRLGLALACDDDIALTRAEKLAETVDTALVVVGTGTEWESEGFDRLSMQLPRRQDELILRVAKACQGQTIVVVNAGSPIDTSTWIDEVDAVIYAWFPGMEFGNALARVISGEVSPCARLPTTFWDTVEDYPAGHVESLMTSDKEIYYREGIYVGYRQQSLQTYNPRFAFGHGLSYTTFSCSFKSPAFCAFDLRQETAKVFLTVQNTGSLAASLTVLLFVEALESATPRPNVELRAFAKTEVLEPGTSQDLELCLKAREFSYWDVKDHLWRVDAGKYRLSVAGPRGVRDWRAIEDVVVRIEEGIILE